ACGGCCGCTCGGCGGCGTTCGACCAGCGGAACGTCGCGGGGCTCCACGACACGCAACCGCGTCGCCGGTGCGTAGTGCGTCGCCAGCTGCCCCGGAGCACGAAGCTCCATGCCGTCGATTGCACGCTCCAGGGGACCGATCAGCGACTCGATCTCTTCAACGGTAATCGCACCCGAACGCAACAGCGCCGGGCGCGGGTCGAGCGTGACGATCGTCGACTCTATTCCGCGCTCGGCTGCACCTCCGTCGAGTATCAACGCCACGCGATGGCCGAGCATCCGTTCGACGTGCTCGGCTCGCGTGGGGCTGACGCGCCCAAAGGGATTGGCACTGGGAGCGGCCAGCGGGGATCCCGCCGCTTCGATCAGAGCGCGAGCGATCGGGTGCGCGGGCATGCGGACGGCGACTGTCGACAACCCCGCGCAAACCAATTCCGGTAGTTCGGCTCGCTTGGGCAGCACCAGCGTCAACGGACCCGGCCAGAAGCGCTCGATAAGTGAAACCGCCATTGCGGGAACTGTTGCGGCCACTCGTTCCAGCATCGCCGTATCGGTCACGTGAACGATCAGCGGGTCGAACGACGGTCGCTGCTTGATTTCAAAGATCGCGGCGACCGCGTGCGGCTGGAATGCGTCGGCCCCCAACCCATAAACGGTCTCGGTTGGAAAGGCGACGACGCCGCCCTCGCGCAAGAGTCGCCCAGCCTCGATGACGGCCTTCGCTGTCGCGCGAACGATCATCGGCTGCCGCGGCGAGCGCTCGTCCGGGAAGGGATGCCGTGCGAACCCGAACCATATGCTCTTAGGGTATGGGCGATCGAAATCGGTGCGTACGGGTTGTCTCGTTGGCGGCCCTCGTTTGCGCGGGTGCCGTTTCGGCCGCATTGGCGGGCTGCGGCGGCGGATCGGCGCGCTCGCCCGCGGCCCCTTTCCTGCCGCCGCCTCCGGCAAAGCAGGGTAAGCATTTCAAGCACATCGTCATCGTGATTCAAGAGAACCGCACCTTCGACAATCTCTTCGCCACCTTCCCCGGCGCCGACGGGACAACCGTGGGTAAAACTCATAACGGCGGTACGCTGCGCCTTCGGCCGTCCAATCTCGAGAGTCCGATCTCGCCGAACAACGGCTATTCGTTCTGGCTGCGCGACTGGAACCACGGGAAGATGAACGATTTCGATATCGTGCCAATCGGACGAACGTCGGGAACGTACGTCTATCAGTACGTCCTGCCGGCGCAGATCCGGCCGTACTGGGACTTGGCCAAACAGTACGTGCTCGCCGATCACCTGTTTCAAACGCAAGGCAGCGGCAGTTTTACGGCGCATCAGGATTTGATTCGCGGCGACACGGCGATCAACTCGACATACAACCTTATCGATTTTCCTAGCGGCGGAGCGGGCCAGCCATGGGGCTGCGACGCGAATCCCGGCACCACAACCTCGCTGATCACGCAGAGCGGCCTATGGAAACAGTACCAGAACGCCGGGCCCTTTCCGTGCCTGACGTATCGGACGCTGCGGGACACGCTCGATGCGAAGAGCCTTTCCTGGCGCTATTACGCGCCGGCGGTCGGGGAAAGCTTCGGCGGAAACCTTTGGAACGCGTTCGACGCGATCAAGGCCGTCCGGTACGGGCCTGAATGGCAGACGAATCAAGCGAGCCCTGAGACGAAAGTCTTCACCGATATTCGCCGCAACACGCTCCCGGCCGTTTCCTGGGTAATACCCGACTATCAGAACTCCGATCACCCGGGCGACAATTCAGATACGGGTCCCTCGTGGGTCGCGCAAGTCGTCAACGCCATCGGCGAGAGTCCGGCCTGGAAGACCACGGCGATCGTCATCGTGTGGGACGATTGGGGCGGTTGGTACGATCACGTGGCTCCGCCGGGCGAGCGAAGCTACGGCGGTTTGGGCTTCAGGGTACCGGCGATCGTCGTTTCGCCGTACGCGAAGATGGGTTACGTATCGCACGACGAGTACGATTTCGGCAGCATCATCAAGTTCGTGGAAGGGAACTGGGACCTACCCTCGCTGGGTACTTCGGACAAGAACGCTACCAGCTTCCTCGACGATTTTTTTGACTTTACGCAACAACCTCGCGCGTTCGTTCCCATCGGGTCCAAATACGCGAGAGCGTATTTCCTGCACCAGCGCCCCTCGAACCGGCCCGTCGATGATGAATAAATGATAAGACGCAACCACACAAA
This genomic window from Candidatus Cybelea sp. contains:
- a CDS encoding L-threonylcarbamoyladenylate synthase, giving the protein MIVRATAKAVIEAGRLLREGGVVAFPTETVYGLGADAFQPHAVAAIFEIKQRPSFDPLIVHVTDTAMLERVAATVPAMAVSLIERFWPGPLTLVLPKRAELPELVCAGLSTVAVRMPAHPIARALIEAAGSPLAAPSANPFGRVSPTRAEHVERMLGHRVALILDGGAAERGIESTIVTLDPRPALLRSGAITVEEIESLIGPLERAIDGMELRAPGQLATHYAPATRLRVVEPRDVPLVERRRAAVIALRDSFEGYAASRVLSASGDLREAAAGLFKTLHELDAMGLERIDAQPVAENGLGMAIMDRLRRAAR
- a CDS encoding alkaline phosphatase family protein produces the protein MAALVCAGAVSAALAGCGGGSARSPAAPFLPPPPAKQGKHFKHIVIVIQENRTFDNLFATFPGADGTTVGKTHNGGTLRLRPSNLESPISPNNGYSFWLRDWNHGKMNDFDIVPIGRTSGTYVYQYVLPAQIRPYWDLAKQYVLADHLFQTQGSGSFTAHQDLIRGDTAINSTYNLIDFPSGGAGQPWGCDANPGTTTSLITQSGLWKQYQNAGPFPCLTYRTLRDTLDAKSLSWRYYAPAVGESFGGNLWNAFDAIKAVRYGPEWQTNQASPETKVFTDIRRNTLPAVSWVIPDYQNSDHPGDNSDTGPSWVAQVVNAIGESPAWKTTAIVIVWDDWGGWYDHVAPPGERSYGGLGFRVPAIVVSPYAKMGYVSHDEYDFGSIIKFVEGNWDLPSLGTSDKNATSFLDDFFDFTQQPRAFVPIGSKYARAYFLHQRPSNRPVDDE